A stretch of Streptomyces vietnamensis DNA encodes these proteins:
- a CDS encoding sensor histidine kinase gives MGMLRGGTVGRRFTILYAAGFLGSGIVLLALTYLMSGARLSAPAPGITPAPAPSGSSELVAAQQQIRDLQRQLADVHGQQEHRLALASLIALVVTAGLSLLLGRLLARRVLRPLRLITAATRRISAENLHERLAVTGPADEVKELADTVDGLLERLEASFVAQRRFVGNASHELRTPLATIRASLDVAVAKPEPSAQALALAGRVRTELDRVDHLLDGFLVLARAQHGDLSDRTLVSLGELAREALGDRAPDLAVKSLALDTEMGPASWTRGSAVLLSRMVRNVVDNAIVHNQENGWIRVATDGDGSEARLVVETGGAVLDQDQVDRLGQPFERLGVARTGPEGSSGLGLSIVAAIVAAHGGRLVLLARPEGGLRVAVTLPAAAPEAEALQAGVRA, from the coding sequence ATGGGCATGCTGCGGGGCGGAACTGTCGGACGGCGCTTCACGATCCTGTACGCCGCGGGGTTCCTCGGCTCCGGGATCGTGCTGCTCGCCCTGACCTACCTGATGTCCGGTGCCCGGCTGTCCGCGCCCGCGCCCGGAATCACCCCCGCGCCCGCCCCCAGCGGCTCGTCCGAACTCGTCGCCGCCCAGCAGCAGATCCGGGATCTGCAGAGGCAACTCGCGGACGTGCACGGGCAGCAGGAGCACCGGCTCGCCCTCGCCTCGCTCATCGCGCTGGTGGTGACGGCGGGCCTCTCGCTCCTCCTCGGCCGCCTCCTGGCCCGTCGGGTCCTGCGCCCGCTGCGGCTCATCACCGCGGCGACGCGGCGGATCTCCGCGGAGAACCTGCACGAGCGGCTCGCCGTGACCGGCCCCGCCGACGAGGTCAAGGAGCTCGCCGACACCGTCGACGGCCTCCTCGAACGTCTTGAGGCCTCCTTCGTCGCGCAGCGCCGCTTCGTCGGCAACGCCTCGCACGAGCTGCGTACGCCGCTGGCGACGATTCGGGCGTCGCTGGACGTGGCCGTCGCCAAACCGGAGCCCTCGGCGCAGGCCCTCGCGCTCGCCGGCCGGGTGCGGACCGAACTGGACCGCGTGGACCACCTGCTCGACGGTTTCCTCGTCCTCGCCCGCGCGCAGCACGGTGACCTCTCCGACCGGACCCTCGTGTCACTGGGCGAGCTGGCCCGGGAGGCGCTGGGCGACCGGGCCCCCGACCTCGCCGTGAAGTCCCTGGCCCTCGACACCGAGATGGGGCCGGCGTCCTGGACGCGGGGCAGCGCGGTGCTGCTGTCCCGGATGGTGCGGAACGTCGTCGACAACGCGATCGTGCACAACCAGGAGAACGGCTGGATCCGGGTCGCCACCGACGGCGACGGATCCGAGGCGCGTCTGGTCGTCGAGACCGGCGGGGCCGTCCTGGACCAGGACCAGGTGGACCGGCTCGGGCAGCCGTTCGAGCGGCTCGGCGTCGCCCGTACGGGACCGGAGGGGAGTTCGGGCCTGGGCCTGTCGATCGTGGCCGCGATCGTCGCCGCGCACGGCGGCCGACTCGTCCTCCTGGCCCGTCCGGAGGGTGGTCTGCGGGTCGCGGTGACGCTGCCGGCGGCGGCCCCGGAAGCCGAGGCGCTGCAGGCGGGGGTACGGGCATGA
- a CDS encoding response regulator transcription factor, which yields MRILVVEDARSLAEVVAEGLRDQGMAVDLAHDGLEAAAKLDVNAYEVVVLDRDLPGIHGDVLCQMITGRDDRPMVLMLTAAGAPGDRVSGLTLGADDYLAKPFHFPELVLRVRGLARRRPSARARTLRAAGLELDPVRRTALRDGRPLALSVKEFAVLEALLRASPGFLSAEELLEQVWDENADPFTNTVTVTIGRLRRKLGGPPVITTTPGVGYRIADAPDG from the coding sequence ATGAGGATCCTGGTCGTGGAGGACGCGCGGTCGCTCGCCGAGGTCGTCGCCGAGGGACTGCGGGATCAGGGGATGGCCGTCGACCTCGCGCACGACGGCCTGGAGGCCGCCGCGAAGCTCGATGTGAACGCGTACGAGGTGGTGGTCCTCGACCGGGATCTGCCCGGCATCCACGGCGACGTGCTCTGCCAGATGATCACCGGGCGGGACGACCGTCCGATGGTCCTGATGCTGACCGCGGCCGGGGCGCCCGGCGACCGGGTCAGCGGGCTCACCCTCGGAGCCGACGACTACCTCGCCAAGCCCTTCCACTTCCCCGAACTCGTCCTGCGCGTCCGGGGCCTGGCCCGCCGCAGGCCGTCGGCCCGGGCCCGTACGCTGCGCGCCGCCGGTCTCGAACTCGACCCGGTACGTCGTACGGCTCTCCGGGACGGCCGTCCGCTCGCCCTGTCCGTCAAGGAGTTCGCCGTCCTGGAGGCGCTCCTGCGCGCGAGTCCCGGGTTCCTGAGCGCCGAGGAGCTGCTCGAGCAGGTGTGGGACGAGAACGCCGATCCGTTCACCAACACCGTGACGGTCACGATCGGCCGCTTGCGCCGCAAGCTGGGCGGCCCGCCGGTCATCACGACGACACCCGGGGTGGGCTACCGCATCGCGGACGCTCCGGACGGCTGA
- a CDS encoding MarR family winged helix-turn-helix transcriptional regulator, with the protein MQPDAIAAIVDQWKRERPDLDASPMLVIGRLFRLTHTLDQRLRPPFAAAGLGSGDFDLLAALRRAGEPYALSAGELSRTVLVTTGAITKRVDRLEARGLVARTVDETDSRGRLISLTPEGVALTDELIAVHLDNQRRLLAGLGGDEQAHLADLLERLALTLTASDD; encoded by the coding sequence ATGCAGCCCGACGCCATCGCAGCCATCGTCGACCAGTGGAAACGAGAGCGGCCCGATCTGGACGCGTCGCCGATGCTCGTGATCGGCCGGCTCTTCCGGCTCACCCACACGCTCGACCAGCGACTGCGCCCGCCCTTCGCCGCCGCGGGCCTGGGAAGCGGGGACTTCGACCTGCTCGCCGCGCTGCGACGGGCGGGCGAGCCCTACGCCCTGTCCGCGGGCGAGCTCAGCCGTACCGTCCTCGTCACCACCGGCGCGATCACCAAACGCGTCGACCGGCTCGAAGCCCGCGGCCTGGTCGCCAGGACCGTCGACGAGACCGACTCGCGCGGCCGCCTCATCAGCCTCACCCCCGAAGGCGTCGCCCTGACCGACGAGCTCATCGCCGTCCACCTGGACAACCAGCGCCGACTGCTCGCCGGCCTCGGCGGGGACGAACAGGCGCACCTCGCCGACCTGTTGGAGCGACTCGCCCTCACCCTGACGGCGAGCGACGACTGA
- a CDS encoding MFS transporter, which yields MEDTRVAEAAPPAVHPSAAEVPARRRLIASSLATSIGDGIYVPLTMLFIHGLTGLSLTSIGTGLTVAGLSALAFMPAAGILIDRFGGRRVLIGVLALRAIGFATYPFADSYPAFLTIALVVAVGMWASSPSQQSLIGDLARGAERDRLLAWDRSLRNAGMGCGSLAAAGMLAWNGTTGFIVAAESLAAVFAVAAVLVARIPQPVRTVTKRPDTRGGYRQVLADRPYLLITTANFLIAFGYTAQAMALPVFLTRDVALPDALAGAVFAVNTVLVAALGVPAARLTSRGRRTRTAALGAATFALSFAAFAALPRLVSGADALVAVLAVAALYTAGELVHSAPAQSLSVQAAPDHLRGRYLSVHQLSWSVCRTIAPLLLGFLLDAGPWHLWTVLALLVLTGAAILLCAERSLPAHANLPGTRTSTM from the coding sequence GTGGAAGATACCCGTGTCGCCGAGGCCGCCCCGCCGGCCGTCCACCCCTCCGCCGCCGAAGTCCCCGCCCGCCGCCGCCTCATCGCCTCAAGCCTGGCCACCTCGATCGGCGACGGCATCTACGTGCCGCTGACCATGCTGTTCATCCATGGACTCACGGGTCTGTCCCTCACGTCGATCGGCACGGGACTCACGGTCGCCGGGCTCAGCGCGCTCGCCTTCATGCCCGCCGCGGGCATCCTCATCGACCGCTTCGGCGGCCGCCGCGTCCTCATCGGTGTCCTCGCGCTGCGCGCGATCGGCTTCGCCACGTACCCGTTCGCCGACTCCTACCCCGCCTTCCTGACGATCGCCCTGGTGGTGGCGGTGGGGATGTGGGCGTCCTCGCCGAGCCAGCAGTCGCTCATCGGCGACCTCGCCCGAGGCGCCGAGCGGGACCGGCTCCTGGCGTGGGACCGCAGCCTGCGCAACGCCGGCATGGGATGCGGCAGCCTGGCCGCGGCCGGCATGCTCGCGTGGAACGGAACCACCGGCTTCATCGTCGCCGCCGAGTCCCTGGCCGCCGTCTTCGCCGTCGCGGCCGTCCTGGTGGCCCGGATACCCCAGCCGGTCCGCACCGTCACCAAGCGGCCGGACACCCGCGGCGGATACCGCCAGGTGCTCGCCGACCGCCCCTACCTCCTCATCACGACGGCCAACTTCCTCATCGCCTTCGGCTACACCGCCCAGGCCATGGCCCTGCCGGTCTTCCTCACCCGCGACGTCGCCCTGCCCGACGCCCTGGCCGGGGCCGTCTTCGCGGTCAACACCGTGCTGGTCGCCGCCCTCGGCGTCCCCGCCGCCCGGCTCACCTCGCGCGGCAGACGCACCCGTACGGCCGCACTGGGCGCGGCCACCTTCGCGCTCTCGTTCGCCGCCTTCGCCGCCCTCCCCCGGCTGGTCTCCGGCGCGGACGCCCTCGTCGCCGTCCTGGCGGTCGCCGCGCTCTACACCGCCGGCGAACTCGTCCACTCCGCGCCCGCGCAGAGCCTGTCCGTCCAAGCCGCCCCCGACCACCTGCGGGGCCGCTACCTGTCGGTCCACCAGCTGTCCTGGTCGGTCTGCCGCACCATCGCGCCACTGCTCCTGGGATTCCTGCTCGACGCGGGACCGTGGCACCTGTGGACGGTGCTCGCCCTCCTGGTCCTGACCGGCGCGGCGATCCTCCTGTGCGCCGAACGGTCGCTCCCGGCCCACGCGAACCTCCCCGGCACTCGTACGTCGACGATGTGA
- a CDS encoding peptidase E, whose amino-acid sequence MAAVPERRLALLGGGFSTDDGLLDDWVLGQVRAARPRVCFVPTASGDAPGYVEQFLAAYRSRSCEASVLPLFRRELDDDALRAFLLSQDVVYVGGGNTANLLAVWRAHGVDRLLREAYERGTLLCGISAGANCWAEGSHTDSFGPLTHLSDGLGLLPGSVCPHYDSEPGRRASYRAAVAAGSLAAGWAVEDGVGALFTGGLLTDAVSRTPRARLFRVEPDEDGGVSERALACRPL is encoded by the coding sequence GTGGCTGCCGTTCCCGAGCGTCGGCTGGCTCTTCTCGGTGGCGGTTTCTCCACCGACGACGGTCTGCTGGACGACTGGGTGCTCGGTCAGGTGCGCGCCGCACGGCCCAGGGTCTGCTTCGTCCCCACGGCCAGCGGTGACGCCCCCGGCTACGTCGAGCAGTTCCTCGCCGCGTACCGGTCGCGCAGTTGTGAAGCCAGCGTCCTCCCTCTGTTCCGGCGCGAGCTCGATGACGACGCCCTGCGCGCGTTCCTGCTGTCTCAGGACGTCGTGTACGTGGGCGGGGGCAATACCGCGAACCTGCTGGCGGTGTGGCGGGCGCACGGCGTGGACCGCCTGCTGCGCGAGGCCTACGAGCGGGGGACTCTGCTGTGCGGGATCAGCGCCGGCGCCAACTGCTGGGCCGAGGGCTCGCACACCGACTCCTTCGGGCCGCTCACTCATCTGTCCGACGGCCTTGGCCTGCTGCCCGGCTCGGTCTGTCCCCACTACGACAGTGAGCCGGGACGGCGGGCCTCCTATCGGGCGGCCGTGGCGGCCGGCTCGCTCGCCGCCGGCTGGGCGGTGGAGGACGGCGTCGGCGCCCTCTTCACCGGCGGTCTGCTGACGGACGCCGTGAGCCGCACCCCTCGGGCCCGGCTGTTCCGGGTGGAGCCGGACGAGGACGGCGGAGTCAGCGAACGGGCCCTGGCCTGTCGGCCCCTCTGA
- a CDS encoding serine/threonine-protein kinase, whose translation MSAWVVPGYTESRELGAGGSGRVALAVHDATGVPVAVKYLSERLRSDESFVRGFRSEARLLGALDSPYVVGLHEYVEAPRGAAIVMELVDGVALRALLAREGSTGPEAALAALKGSLLGLAAAHRAGVVHRDYKPENVLVAADGSSKLVDFGIAAGRDSRPGIAGTPAYMAPEQWNGAPASPAADVYAATATFFECLTGRKPFAGDNFAELALQHLEAPVPDGQAPEPLRPLIRRGLAKAPHERPENADAFVSELESVATAAYGPDWEERGRGRLAALAALLPLLFPSSGGTAQGTTALATTTLPEPPARRLRRRLPQGLPAGAAALLLALLLALAARAGGEADGDEAAQAFATTNTSPSASPLTSTPTPSASPTSPPTTQEPSASPDTPEAPPPSATTAAPTTAPPTTTPPPTPTTTEPTSPPTTPPTTPPTTPPTTPPVSVTDVSVTSLRQTGPTDAEATVEITTDGTGPLTLLVEWFTSDEKGSPGTPDGSETLRREGADHYTLTLPHTVQGGGCYWGVRATTDPAAANGGSLQQIFIRRCVIT comes from the coding sequence ATGAGCGCATGGGTCGTCCCGGGATACACGGAGTCCCGGGAGCTGGGCGCGGGCGGCAGCGGACGCGTGGCGCTGGCCGTCCACGACGCGACCGGCGTGCCGGTGGCCGTGAAGTACCTGAGCGAGCGGCTGCGTTCCGACGAGTCGTTCGTCCGCGGGTTCCGCTCCGAGGCCCGGCTCCTCGGCGCTCTCGACAGCCCGTACGTCGTCGGGCTCCACGAGTACGTCGAGGCGCCGCGGGGAGCGGCCATCGTCATGGAGCTGGTGGACGGCGTCGCCCTGCGCGCCCTCCTCGCCCGGGAGGGCTCGACCGGCCCCGAGGCCGCCCTCGCGGCCCTCAAGGGCTCGCTCCTCGGCCTCGCCGCCGCCCACCGGGCGGGCGTCGTCCACCGCGACTACAAGCCCGAGAACGTCCTCGTCGCCGCCGACGGATCGTCCAAGCTCGTCGACTTCGGGATCGCGGCCGGACGCGACAGCAGACCCGGCATCGCCGGAACGCCCGCCTACATGGCGCCCGAGCAGTGGAACGGCGCCCCCGCCTCGCCCGCGGCCGACGTCTACGCGGCGACCGCGACCTTCTTCGAGTGCCTGACCGGCCGCAAGCCCTTCGCGGGGGACAACTTCGCCGAACTCGCCCTCCAGCACCTGGAGGCGCCCGTCCCCGACGGACAGGCGCCGGAGCCGCTGCGCCCGCTCATCCGCCGGGGCCTCGCCAAGGCCCCGCACGAGCGGCCGGAGAACGCCGACGCGTTCGTCAGCGAACTGGAGTCGGTCGCCACGGCCGCGTACGGACCGGACTGGGAGGAGCGGGGAAGGGGCCGCCTCGCGGCCCTCGCCGCCCTGCTGCCGCTGCTCTTCCCCTCCTCCGGCGGTACGGCCCAGGGCACGACCGCACTCGCCACGACGACCCTGCCCGAACCGCCCGCGCGGCGCCTCCGCCGGAGGCTCCCCCAGGGACTGCCGGCGGGCGCGGCCGCGCTCCTCCTGGCGCTGCTGCTCGCCCTCGCCGCACGGGCCGGGGGAGAGGCGGACGGGGACGAGGCCGCGCAGGCCTTCGCGACGACGAACACGTCACCGAGCGCGAGCCCACTGACTTCGACCCCGACTCCGAGCGCATCCCCGACGTCGCCCCCGACGACCCAGGAGCCCTCCGCCTCACCGGACACCCCCGAAGCCCCGCCGCCGAGCGCCACGACGGCCGCACCCACCACCGCACCACCCACCACGACACCGCCACCCACACCCACCACGACCGAGCCGACGTCCCCGCCCACGACTCCCCCCACCACCCCGCCGACCACGCCCCCGACGACGCCGCCCGTCTCGGTCACGGACGTCTCCGTCACGAGCCTGCGCCAGACCGGGCCGACGGACGCCGAGGCCACCGTCGAGATCACGACGGACGGAACGGGGCCGCTGACACTCCTCGTCGAGTGGTTCACCAGCGACGAGAAGGGCTCGCCGGGCACACCGGACGGCTCCGAGACCCTGCGGCGCGAAGGAGCGGACCACTACACCCTGACGCTCCCGCACACGGTCCAGGGCGGCGGCTGCTACTGGGGAGTGCGCGCGACCACGGACCCGGCCGCCGCGAACGGCGGTTCCCTCCAGCAGATCTTCATCAGGCGGTGTGTGATCACGTGA
- a CDS encoding S8 family peptidase — protein sequence MATHKRSRGLRNAAIAAGVAGAATAALLAGNLAGAAAPAEGTVHGLGAPGAVAGSFVVILDASANKAELAKKYGGTLQRSYGSKVNGFSASGLTVEEAKRLAADPAVDTVVQNKRFSIKETQEKPPSWGLDRIDQTETAGDDKYTYPDGGGEGVTAYVIDTGVRITHQDFGGRATHGFDAVDNDDSADDGNGHGTHVAGTIAGTSHGVAKKAKIVAVRVLDDNGSGTTEQVVAGIDWVTKNHSGPSVANMSLDGGADEALDAAVQRAIASGVTFAVAAGNESSDAGQGSPARVPEALTVASSTKDDEQSDFSNFGAVVDLYAPGSDITSDWNDSDTGTKTISGTSMATPHVTGAAALYLAAHPSATPADTAAALTGAATPDAIKNPSSGTANKLLKVTP from the coding sequence ATGGCAACTCACAAGCGATCCCGCGGACTTCGCAACGCGGCCATAGCCGCAGGAGTAGCAGGCGCCGCCACCGCGGCGCTGCTCGCGGGCAATCTCGCCGGGGCGGCCGCCCCGGCCGAGGGCACCGTGCACGGACTCGGCGCCCCGGGCGCCGTCGCCGGCAGCTTCGTCGTCATCCTCGACGCATCCGCGAACAAGGCGGAGCTCGCGAAGAAGTACGGCGGCACCCTCCAGCGCTCCTACGGCTCGAAGGTCAACGGCTTCTCGGCATCGGGCCTGACCGTCGAGGAGGCCAAGCGGCTCGCCGCCGACCCCGCCGTCGACACGGTCGTCCAGAACAAGCGCTTCAGCATCAAGGAGACGCAGGAGAAGCCCCCGTCCTGGGGCCTGGACCGGATCGACCAGACCGAGACGGCCGGAGACGACAAGTACACCTATCCCGACGGCGGGGGAGAGGGCGTCACCGCGTACGTCATCGACACCGGCGTCCGGATCACGCACCAGGACTTCGGCGGCCGGGCCACCCACGGCTTCGACGCCGTGGACAACGACGACTCGGCCGACGACGGCAACGGCCACGGCACCCACGTCGCGGGCACCATCGCCGGCACCTCCCACGGCGTCGCCAAGAAGGCGAAGATCGTCGCCGTGCGGGTCCTCGACGACAACGGCTCCGGCACCACCGAGCAGGTCGTGGCGGGCATCGACTGGGTGACGAAGAACCACTCAGGCCCCTCCGTCGCGAACATGAGCCTCGACGGCGGCGCCGACGAGGCGCTCGACGCCGCGGTCCAGCGCGCCATCGCCTCCGGCGTGACCTTCGCGGTCGCGGCGGGCAACGAGTCCTCCGACGCGGGCCAGGGCTCGCCGGCCCGGGTGCCCGAGGCCCTCACCGTGGCCTCCAGCACCAAGGACGACGAGCAGTCGGACTTCTCCAACTTCGGTGCGGTGGTGGACCTGTACGCCCCCGGCTCGGACATCACGTCGGACTGGAACGACAGCGACACCGGCACCAAGACGATCTCCGGCACGTCCATGGCCACACCGCACGTGACGGGCGCCGCCGCCCTCTACCTGGCGGCCCACCCGTCGGCGACGCCCGCCGACACGGCCGCCGCACTGACCGGGGCGGCCACGCCCGACGCCATCAAGAACCCCTCCTCCGGCACGGCGAACAAGCTGCTGAAGGTGACGCCGTAA
- a CDS encoding RNA polymerase sigma factor codes for MDEALLRSLTPSVLTVLVRRGADFAAAEDAVQDALVEAVRVWPTDPPRDAKGWLVTVAWRKFLDAARADTARRRREDLVDEEPAPGPAPAVDDTLQLYFLCAHPSLTPSSAVALTLRAVGGLTTRQIAQAYLVPEATMAQRISRAKRTVSGVRFDRPGDVATVLRVLYLVFNEGYSGDVDLSAEAIRLTRQLAAAIDHPEVAGLLALMLLHHARRAARTAPDGSLVPLAEQDRGRWDTRAIAEGVEILQAALARDRLGEFQAQAAVAALHADAPTAEETDWVQIVEWYDELTRLTDSPVVRLNRAVAVGEADGPRAGLAALAELDDSLPRYTAVAAYLHERAGDLATAARLYAEAAKKATDTLERDHLTRRAARLNTRLRH; via the coding sequence ATGGACGAGGCCCTGCTCCGAAGCCTCACGCCGAGCGTCCTCACCGTCCTCGTCCGCCGCGGAGCCGACTTCGCGGCGGCCGAGGACGCCGTGCAGGACGCCCTGGTGGAGGCCGTCCGCGTCTGGCCGACCGATCCTCCGCGGGACGCGAAGGGCTGGCTGGTCACCGTCGCCTGGCGCAAGTTCCTGGACGCGGCCCGCGCGGACACCGCCCGGCGCCGGCGCGAGGACCTCGTCGACGAGGAACCCGCGCCCGGGCCCGCGCCCGCGGTGGACGACACGCTCCAGCTGTACTTCCTCTGCGCCCATCCGTCCCTGACGCCCTCGTCGGCGGTCGCGCTCACGCTGCGCGCCGTCGGCGGCCTGACCACCCGCCAGATCGCCCAGGCCTACCTGGTGCCCGAGGCGACCATGGCGCAGCGGATCAGCCGGGCCAAGCGCACGGTCTCCGGCGTACGTTTCGACCGCCCTGGCGACGTCGCCACCGTGCTCCGCGTCCTCTACCTGGTCTTCAACGAGGGCTACTCCGGAGACGTCGACCTCTCCGCCGAGGCCATCCGGCTCACCCGGCAGCTCGCGGCCGCCATCGACCACCCCGAGGTGGCGGGGCTCCTCGCCCTCATGCTGCTCCACCACGCCCGGCGCGCCGCCCGGACCGCGCCCGACGGCAGCCTGGTGCCGCTCGCGGAGCAGGACCGCGGCCGGTGGGACACCCGGGCGATCGCCGAGGGCGTCGAGATCCTGCAGGCGGCCCTCGCCCGCGACCGCCTCGGCGAGTTCCAGGCGCAGGCCGCCGTGGCGGCGCTCCACGCCGACGCCCCCACGGCAGAGGAGACCGACTGGGTGCAGATCGTCGAGTGGTACGACGAGCTCACGCGCCTGACGGACAGTCCGGTCGTCCGGCTCAACCGCGCGGTCGCCGTCGGCGAGGCCGACGGACCGCGCGCCGGCCTGGCGGCGCTCGCGGAGCTCGACGACTCCCTGCCCCGGTACACGGCGGTGGCGGCGTACCTCCATGAACGCGCCGGCGATCTCGCGACGGCGGCGCGGTTGTACGCCGAGGCGGCGAAGAAGGCGACCGACACCCTGGAACGCGACCACCTGACCCGCCGGGCCGCCCGCCTCAACACCCGCTTGCGTCACTGA
- a CDS encoding YciI family protein: MAKYLMLKHYRGAPCPEGFVPMDQWTPEEISAHVQYMHDFAAKLEKTGEFVDAQGLAPEGVWVRYDGEGRPPVTDGPFAETKDLIAGWMVIDVDNYERALELAGELSAAPGAGGKPIHEWLELRPLMAAPPVITE; this comes from the coding sequence ATGGCCAAGTACCTGATGCTGAAGCACTACCGTGGCGCCCCGTGCCCGGAGGGCTTCGTGCCCATGGACCAGTGGACGCCCGAGGAGATCTCGGCCCACGTGCAGTACATGCACGACTTCGCCGCCAAGCTGGAGAAGACCGGCGAGTTCGTCGACGCCCAGGGGCTCGCCCCCGAGGGGGTCTGGGTCCGCTACGACGGCGAGGGCCGCCCGCCGGTCACCGACGGCCCGTTCGCCGAGACCAAGGACCTCATCGCCGGCTGGATGGTGATCGACGTCGACAACTACGAGCGCGCTCTGGAGCTCGCCGGGGAGCTCTCGGCCGCCCCCGGGGCCGGCGGGAAGCCGATCCACGAGTGGCTCGAACTGCGCCCGCTCATGGCCGCGCCGCCCGTCATCACGGAGTGA
- a CDS encoding LacI family DNA-binding transcriptional regulator: MSRRKKGPGIREIAEAAGVSMTTVSHALNGKGEVAQETRRRVQEIAARLGYSPDPIARGLVTGRVGVIGVVIRHMASEPWEATYGPFYTEAIAGATLKAVEYGHALVVVPVGEGLGTWSRVPMDGVLVVDPQRDDPLLADCRRRGLDAVTSGRPLDDSDFPWVNSDRETGMRAVLDHLHAQGARRIALLSGAPTDSYTVDCQELYRQWCAEHGVRPVVEAPKGGDTAADAADRLLSADERPDAVHCINETYGLAVISACRRLGLSIPGDLLLSSAAAGPYSDFGGLPVTTLSLGARESGMQMADLLIRRLRGEPTPTSVTVPVRLTVRESTDGAR; the protein is encoded by the coding sequence ATGAGCCGGAGGAAGAAGGGTCCGGGCATCCGGGAGATCGCCGAGGCGGCAGGCGTCTCGATGACCACCGTCTCCCACGCCCTCAACGGCAAGGGCGAGGTGGCCCAGGAGACCCGCAGGCGGGTCCAGGAGATCGCCGCCCGGCTCGGCTACAGCCCCGACCCCATCGCGCGCGGCCTCGTCACCGGCCGCGTCGGCGTCATCGGCGTCGTCATCCGCCACATGGCCAGCGAGCCGTGGGAGGCGACGTACGGCCCCTTCTACACCGAGGCGATCGCCGGAGCGACGCTGAAGGCCGTCGAGTACGGGCACGCGCTCGTCGTCGTACCCGTCGGGGAGGGCCTGGGCACCTGGAGCCGCGTCCCCATGGACGGCGTCCTCGTCGTCGACCCCCAGCGTGACGACCCGCTCCTGGCCGACTGCCGACGCCGAGGGCTCGACGCCGTCACTTCCGGACGCCCGCTCGACGACTCCGACTTCCCGTGGGTCAACTCCGACCGGGAGACGGGCATGCGGGCGGTCCTGGACCACCTGCACGCACAGGGCGCCCGCCGCATCGCCCTGCTCAGCGGGGCCCCCACCGACAGCTACACCGTCGACTGTCAGGAGCTCTACCGCCAGTGGTGCGCCGAGCACGGCGTGCGGCCCGTCGTCGAGGCCCCGAAGGGAGGCGACACCGCGGCCGACGCGGCGGACCGGCTCCTGTCGGCGGACGAGCGCCCGGACGCCGTCCACTGCATCAACGAGACCTACGGCCTGGCCGTCATCAGCGCCTGCCGACGCCTGGGCCTGAGCATCCCCGGCGACCTCCTCCTCTCCTCCGCGGCGGCGGGCCCGTACAGCGACTTCGGGGGTCTGCCCGTCACCACGCTCAGCCTCGGCGCCCGCGAGTCCGGCATGCAGATGGCCGACCTGCTGATCCGCCGCCTGCGCGGCGAACCCACGCCGACGTCGGTCACCGTTCCCGTACGGCTCACGGTCCGGGAGTCGACGGACGGAGCGCGTTGA
- a CDS encoding ABC transporter substrate-binding protein, giving the protein MHRITRSTTLALCGVLLAATTACGSNDAPGSASKNGSAYGDCEVSGKRGEFKLTPATAGALTVETNLPAPGWWNGDTPQTVKSGYEYCMAANIAHRAGLDRVNVKNVSFDALVAGKTKDFDLALLEITITEERKKVVDFSPPYFSADQGVLVKAGSKVDARSIRDARIGVSLGTTGALFVQEQLKPSHPAKVFQSNQDMVAALAAGQVDAVVADASILLAQAKQTGGVLKVVGQYDTGETYGALYPKGSANRATLDRIIRQMAADGTLDRLARTHLAEAFGTDPTKVPHFTLGAAS; this is encoded by the coding sequence ATGCACCGCATCACCAGATCCACCACCCTCGCCCTGTGCGGAGTGCTGCTCGCCGCCACGACGGCCTGCGGATCGAACGACGCTCCCGGTTCCGCCTCCAAGAACGGCTCCGCGTACGGAGACTGCGAGGTGTCCGGGAAGCGCGGCGAGTTCAAGCTCACCCCGGCGACGGCCGGCGCCCTCACCGTCGAGACCAACCTGCCCGCGCCGGGCTGGTGGAACGGCGACACGCCGCAGACCGTCAAGAGCGGCTACGAGTACTGCATGGCCGCCAACATCGCCCACCGCGCGGGCCTGGACCGGGTGAACGTGAAGAACGTGTCGTTCGACGCGCTGGTCGCCGGCAAGACCAAGGACTTCGACCTGGCCCTCCTGGAGATCACGATCACCGAGGAGCGCAAGAAGGTCGTCGACTTCTCCCCGCCGTACTTCTCCGCCGACCAGGGCGTGTTGGTCAAGGCGGGATCGAAGGTCGACGCCCGCAGCATCCGCGACGCCCGCATAGGCGTCTCCCTGGGCACCACCGGCGCGCTGTTCGTCCAGGAGCAGTTGAAGCCGTCCCACCCGGCCAAGGTGTTCCAGAGCAACCAGGACATGGTCGCCGCCCTCGCCGCCGGCCAGGTCGACGCCGTCGTCGCCGACGCCTCCATCCTGCTGGCCCAGGCCAAGCAGACCGGCGGCGTGCTGAAGGTCGTCGGCCAGTACGACACCGGCGAGACCTACGGCGCCCTCTACCCGAAGGGCTCCGCGAACCGGGCGACGCTGGACCGGATCATCCGGCAGATGGCCGCCGACGGCACCCTCGACCGTCTCGCCAGGACCCACCTCGCCGAGGCCTTCGGCACCGACCCGACCAAGGTTCCGCACTTCACCCTCGGGGCCGCGTCGTGA